In a genomic window of Chrysemys picta bellii isolate R12L10 chromosome 1, ASM1138683v2, whole genome shotgun sequence:
- the LOC135974973 gene encoding myb/SANT-like DNA-binding domain-containing protein 1 — protein sequence MQSSPAEMAVQSQNRKRAPAWTDREVLDLIAVWGDESVLSELRSKRRNAKIYEKISKAMAERGYSRDATQCRVKIKELRQGYQKTKEANGRSGSQPQTSRFYEALHSILGAAATTTPPLTVDSKDGILSTAGSSDMLADGEDEEGDEEDEAVDSAYNADFPDSQDLFITLTEIPYQPSPAVNPDTESGEGSATTSATVSQPSLASHSQRLAQIRRRKKRTREDMFSELMGCSRAQAAQQTQWRENLSQMHRSHMEREERWRQEDQQATQTLLGLMREQTDTLRRLVDVLQERRQEDRAPLQSVTALPRHQVPYPPHPKSKEGGAAESVQTLTPPLQTALVVEGSHSPKFDKSFPSRLTQAPVQVSPPSFMCSC from the exons atgcagagctctccagcagagatggccgtgcaatctcagaatagaaagagggccccagcatggactgatcgggaagtcttggatctgatcgctgtgtggggcgatgagtccgtgctttccgagctgcgctccaaaagacggaatgcaaagatctacgagaagatctctaaagccatggcagagagaggatacagccgggatgcaacgcagtgccgcgtgaaaatcaaggagctgagacaaggctaccagaagaccaaagaggcaaacggacgctccggatcccagccccagacatcccgtttctacgaggcactgcattccatcctaggtgcggccgccaccactaccccaccactgaccgtggactctaaggatgggatattgtccacggccggttcctcggacatgttagcggacggggaagatgaggaaggagatgaggaggacgaggcagtcgacagcgcttacaacgctgatttccccgacagccaggatctcttcatcacccttacagagatcccctaccaaccgtccccagccgttaacccggacacagaatctggggaaggatcagcca ccacatctgcgactgtctcacaacctagcctggcatcacactcccagaggctagcgcagattaggcgtaggaagaagaggacacgggaggacatgttctcggaacttatgggctgctcccgagcccaggcagcacagcagacccagtggagggagaacttgtcccaaatgcaccgatcacacatggaacgggaggagaggtggcggcaggaagaccagcaggcgactcaaacgctgcttggactaatgagggagcaaacggacacgctccggcgccttgtggatgttctgcaggaacggaggcaggaggacagagccccgctgcagtctgtaaccgccctcccccgccaccaagtcccatacccccctcacccaaagtccaaagaaggaggggcggcagagtccgtgcaaactctcactccacccctgcagactgctctagtagtagaaggctctcattccccaaaatttgacaagtcctttccttcccgcctcacacaagcccccgtccaagtttcaccccccagtttcatgtgtagttgctaa